Part of the Streptomyces europaeiscabiei genome is shown below.
GGCCGGTGTCGACATCGAGATCAAGCTCTGAAGGCCGGTGATCTGAGAATGGCTAAGCAGATCAAGGGCATCCTGGGCGAGAAGCTCGGCATGACGCAGGTGTGGGACGAGAACAACCGTGTTGTTCCGGTCACCGTCGTCAAGGCCGGCCCCAACGTCGTGACCCAGGTCCGTACGAACGATGTCGACGGCTACGAGTCGGTCCAGATCGCCTTCGGCGAGATCGACCCTCGCAAGGTGAACAAGCCCCTCAAGGGCCACTTCGCCAAGGCCGACGTCACCCCCCGCCGTCACCTCGTCGAGATCCGCACCGCGGACGCCTCCGAGTACACGCTGGGCCAGGAGATCTCCGCCGAGGTCTTCGAGGCCGGCGTCAAGGTGGACGTGACCGGCAAGAGCAAGGGCAAGGGCTTCGCCGGTGTCATGAAGCGTCACAACTTCAAGGGCCTCGGCGCCGGTCACGGCACCCAGCGCAAGCACCGCTCTCCCGGCTCCATCGGTGGCTGCGCCACCCCGGGCCGTGTGTTCAAGGGCCTCCGCATGGCGGGTCGCAT
Proteins encoded:
- the rplC gene encoding 50S ribosomal protein L3, with protein sequence MAKQIKGILGEKLGMTQVWDENNRVVPVTVVKAGPNVVTQVRTNDVDGYESVQIAFGEIDPRKVNKPLKGHFAKADVTPRRHLVEIRTADASEYTLGQEISAEVFEAGVKVDVTGKSKGKGFAGVMKRHNFKGLGAGHGTQRKHRSPGSIGGCATPGRVFKGLRMAGRMGNERVTTQNLTVHAVDAEKGLLLIKGAVPGPNGGLVLVRTAAKGA